GTGGAGGGGGCGGCGGTCTCGCCGTCACCGGTGCGGCGCTGGGCGGAGGACTCACACTCGCTGCGCTGCTCCTGGGGCTGGGCGCAGCCCTTCGCGCAGCCGATCGTGTCAGCCGGAAGGAACTGCTCATGAATGCGAAGAGCGTGCTGTAGGAAGAGACGAGATCACGATGGGGAGCCGAGAAGGCGGTCGGTCGCGACGAACGCTCCTGGCGAGCGGCGGGCTCCTGGTCGCGCTTGCCACGGTGATGCTCGTAGCCGTTCCCTCGCAGGCCAGCTTGCAGGATGCGGGCGCGGTTCAGGCGAGTGTGCGCAGCACCGATGCTGTGCCGATTCAGTTCGCGGGGATCGATGCGGGCGAGAGCTACTCGATCGGCTGGACTCCGGACGGGGCCCTGTACACGTGGGGCACCAACGCGAACGGTGTCTTGGGAGACGGCTCCACGGGTGGCTCGCGCCTCATCCCGGAGCGTGTCGTCGCGCTCAACGGAGAAGTGGTGATCGAAGCATCCGCCGGCATCAACACGGCGATCGCGCTGACCCAAGACGGCGAGGTGTTCACCTGGGGGAACTCCACCGTATCCGGGACGACCCCCACGCCCACTTCGCATCCGTTCTTCGCGTCGCTCGCTGATCCGGTCGTCGGTGTCTCCAGCGGTGGCTTCTACTACCTCGCCTGGACCGAGAGCGGAGCCCTCTACTCGTGGGGCGACAGCGGTGGAGGGCGCCTGGGGCGGGCGGCGACGGGTCAGAGTCCTCCTGCCCGAGTGACCGCGCAGGCCATGCTCACGCGGAATGTGGAGGACGCCTCCGCCGGGCGGTTCGGGGGAGCTGCTCGCGTCGACGGTGGTAGCACCGTGATCGCCTGGGGGAACCTCCTCGGGGCGGCGTCCGGCTCGATCGTCACGGGGATCACCACCCCGCCGGCGGCCGGCGTCACGGTAGGCAGCAACAACACCCTGGTCTGGACCGCGAGCGGTGACCTGTTCCACGGGACGACGAGCGCATTGTCACCCGTCGCGGGCGTAACCGGGGTCGTCGGCGCCGCAGCCTCGGTCCCGTCTGCGGGAATCTCGTCGTTCTACGCGTGGACGTCGGGCGGGCAGTTGTTCGCGTGGGGAGCCAATGCGGGGGGCCAACTCGGTCTCGGCACCAACAGCACTGCTGTGGCGGACCCGACACTCGTTCCACTGGCGCCCGGCTCGCTCACTCGCGAAGTCGGAGCGGGAGCGGGCCATGCCCTGTATCTCGGCCAGGAGGGCACCTTCGCCTCCGCAGGCAGCAATGGAACCGGCCAGCTCGGCACAGGCAACACCACCCCACGAAACGCGTTCGGTGCCACGGTTCCCATCTACCGCTGGCCCTGACGCGCGGCGATCGGTGATCCTCGGGTCATCCCATCGCCCGCACGATCTCGGCATGTCCGCGGTCCCGGGCGGTGTCGCGAGCGGTGCGCCCCTGGAAGTCGGCGATGCTGGTGTCGGCGCCCGCTTCGACGAGGAGGCCGACGACCTCGACGTAGCTCGCTGAGCCGTCTCCGAAGAGCACGGCCTCGAGCAGGGCGGTCCATCCGAGGTCGTTCACGTGGTCGACCGGGACCCCCGCGGCGAGGAGGATCCGCACCGTTTCGGCGTACCCGTGCTCGCTGGCCGGGATGAGTGCCGTTCCGCCGAAGCGATTGGTCGAGGTGACATCCGCGCCGTGCCGGATCGTCGCCTCGAGGATCCGGTCGTAGCCCTCCGCGCCCGCGTAGAGGAAGGCGGAGTCCTCGATGTCGTCCTTCGCATCGGGATCGGCGCCCGCCTCGAGCAGCTGGATCGCGGTGTCAGCGCTGTTGTTCTTCGTCGCGATCACGAGCGGGGTGCGGCCGGAGGAGTCGCGGGTCTCGAGGTCGGCGCCGGCGTCGATCGCTTCCGCGATGGCGGCATGGTCGTCGCGAGCGACCGCGTCGAACAGGGCAGTGGTCGCGGCGGCCACCTCGTCAGCCGACGGACTCGGCGAGGCATCCGCAGACGGCGACGCGGTCGGTGCGTGCGGCGTGACGGAGACCGCGGGAGCTCGTTCCGGCGTGCACCCGACGAGCGGCACCGCGGCGAGCGTGAGGATGATCAGAGCGGTGTGGGGCCGGCGAGCGGGCATGGGATCTCCTCGGAGGGTGAAACGCGGTCTCCTTCCAGCCTCGCCGACGACGTGCCGGCACGAATCAGCCGTTCGATAGAGATCCGCTCACGGCGCGTCGGCGGTCAGAGGCGGACGATGCCCTCACGGACGGCATGCGCGATCGCCGCGCCACGACTGTCGACGCGCAGCTTCGTGTAGATGTGGTGGAGGTGCGACTTCACCGTGCCCTCACTGACGAAGAGCGCATGTCCGAGTTCTTTGTTGGAGTACCCGCGCGCGAGGAGCTCGAGCACTTCGATCTCGCGCGCGGTCAGTGTCTCGTCCGGCTTCTGCGTGCGTCCGAGCAGGCGGGTCGCGATCGTCGGTGAGAGCGCGGAGATCCCGGCGGCGGCGGAGCGGATGGCGGCGAACAGATCGGCGGGGCGTGAGTCCTTGAGGAAGTACCCGGTGGCGCCTGCTTCGATCGCCCGCACGATGTCGGCATCGGTGTCGTAGGTGGTGAAGACCAGCACGCGAGTGCCGGGCGACTCCGCCCTCAGGCGGGCGGTGAGATCGATACCGGAGATCTCTGCTCCGAGATCCAGGTCCATCAGCACGACATCCGGCGTCTGCGTCGCTGCGAGCCGGATGACCTCATCGACGTCTCCCGTCTGCGCCACCACGCTCAGGTCATCCTGGGTGTCGATCAGTCCGGCCATCCCGTATCTCAGCACCGGATGGTCGTCGACCAGCATCACGCGGATCATCGCTCGTGCTCCGCGGTGCGCGGGGGAAGGGGGCTCGACGGAACGGTGGCGGAGATGATCGTGCCGTTCCCCGGGGAAGACTCCACGTCGAACGTGCCTCCCGCTGTGGTCGCGCGCCAGCGCATCGCGCGCAGGCCGTAGCCGCGGTCGGCGCGGCCTGCGGCTTCGGGGTCGAATCCGATGCCGTCGTCACCGACGTCGATCCCGATCCTGGCCTGGTCGAAGGTCAGGGTCACGATCACCCGATCGGCGTGCGCGTGCCGGACGGCGTTCACCATTGCTTCCTGGGCGATCCGGAGCAGTGCGTGCGCCTGTGGTTCCGAGATCACGTGATCGGTGCCGATCACGTGCAACTCCGCGCCGAGTTCCGCCGCGGACGCGGCCAACGCCGATGCCAGGGAGTGTTCGGCCAGCCGTGTGGACGAGAGGCCGTGCACGACCCGCCTCGTTTCGACCAGGTTGGCGCGGAGGACGTCCTGCGCACGGTTCGACTCGGGTGATGCCCCGCCGTTCCGCTGCTCCTCTGCCTCGAGGAGCAGCAAGGCGCTGGCGGTCCCCTGCACCACGGTGTCGTGGAGTTCGGCAGCGAGGCGACGTCGTTCGGCTTCCCTCCCCGCCTCGCGTTCGGTCGATGCCAGCCGCGCCTGTGTCGTCTCCAGCTCGGTGATGAGCGCACCGCGGGCCGCGTGCAGGCGTTCGAGCGCCGCGTACGCGAGCGTGAGGATCCCCCCGGCGCACAGGGGGCCGAACAGCATTCCGATGTCGAGCCACCCCGACCATCGGTAGAGGCTCACTCCGACGGCGACGACGATCATGACCGTGAGCGCGAGGGCCCATGCTCCGGAGAAAGCGCGATGGGCGGCGAAGAACAGAGGGAGGGCGCACCACGCGAAGCTGGGAGCCGCGACCACCAGGACGATCCAGGCGGTGATCGCGACCGCCACGCCGACGCGCCGGCGAACCACGCTCGGCTCTCGGACCCGACCGGCGAGGTAGGCGAGCCAGGAGATCGACGCGCCGATGAGGACGAACACCCCGACCTCGTCGAGGCCGTGGTTCACCACGTACCGTGACCCGCACACGACCAGGAGCACCGCGAAGGCCACGTCCACGGCGATGTCGATGGTCGACATCTCGACGGGCCGCGTCGTGGAGTCCGAGGAAGGCGCAGGGGTCATGTCTCCCACGATTATCCGGGCCCCGGCTGAGTGCATCATCCGTTCGATAGATCCTGCGCTGGCTGATCGGTCGATGTGGCGGCAGTCACGGCCTCGAAGGATGGAAGAGCACATCCACCGAAAGGACCATCCGATGACCATGCTCCGCCCCCGTTCCCTGTTCACCGCCGTCGGGGCGGTTTCCGCCCTGCTCCTCCTGGCCGGATGCACGGCCGCCACGGAATCGGGCCCGACAGAACCCGCAGACACCGAGACAGCAGTCGTCACCGTGACCGAGGATGCCGTTGTCACCCCGTCACGTCTGACGGCCGAGACCGCGATGGTCGCCGCGCAGGCCGCCCTCGCCCAGTGCCAGGCCGACGGGCTCGGCTTCGTCAGTGTCTCGGTCGTCGACCGATCCGGGCAGCTGCAGGCGTTCGTGCGCGGGGACAACGCCGCGGCGCACACCATCGAGGCTTCGCAACAGAAGGCCTACACCGCGGCGGCCTTCGGGACCGACACGAGTGACCTCGTCGCTCGCGCCGACGCCCTCCGCGACCTTCCCGGAACCCTCATCCTGGCCGGAGGCGTCAGCGTGAAGGTCGGTGACGCCTCCATCGCCGGCATCGGTGTGGGCGGTGCGCCTTCCGGGGACGCCGATCAGACGTGCGCTGCCGCCGGACTCGCCGCGATCAGCGAAGACGCCGAAAGCTGATCCGTTCGTGCCGCCCACCCACCCGAGGCCGGGCGGCACGAGGTCGGCGCCGTTCCCGGAGCCGCCCGCTACCGTGGGTGTCGACGATCCGGACGACCCGGTGAAGGGACGAACACCCATGCCGAGGAACACCGGGAGCGACGGCCGCATCCGCGAGGGATACTCCGCCCGCGCGGGGGAGTACGCGGAACTCTTCGGCGACATCGACCAGATGGATGCCGACGACCGCGAGCGCATCGCGAACTGGGCGGAGGGGATCGACGGTCGCCTCCTCGACGCGGGGTGCGGTCCCGGCCACTGGACGGCGTTCCTCGCCGCGCGAGGCCACGTGGCGGAGGGCATCGACCTCGTGCCGGAGTTCATCTCCCTCGCGACCGCCCGATACCCGGGTGTGCCTTACCGTGTCGCGTCGTTGTCCGAGGCCGACCTCGAGGAGGGCTCGCTCCGTGGCGTGCTCGCCTGGTACTCGTTGATCCATGCGAGCCCGGGCGAGCTTCCCTCGCTCCTGGCGACGGTGCGGTCGGCTCTCGAAGACGGAGGGGCCCTGCTCCTCGGCTTCTTCGACGGCCCCGACGGTGAGCCGTTCCCCCATGCCGTGACCACCGCGCACCACTGGAGCGTCGACGGGATGTCCGCGCTGCTGGAAGAGGCAGGTTTCTCGGTGATCGACAGTGAGACCCGCGTGCCGACCGGAGCACGACCTCACGCCTCGATCAGCGCCGTGGCGGTCTGAGGCGTCAGGGCCGGACGCGGACCGTGCGGCCTTCGAACGAGACCAGGTCCCCGTCGCGCAGCTGGCGGCCGCGGCGGCGATCCACCTCGCCGTTGACCGTCACGTAGCCGTCGATGATCACTTCCTTGGCGTCACCGCCGGAGTCGAGGAGACCCGCGAACTTGAGGAACTGTCCCAGGCGGATCACCTCACCGCCGATGGAGATGTCGTCGATCGGTCCGGAACTCGTCATCCCTGAATGCTAGTCGCGCGGCAAGCGTTCGAATCGCGCACACGGCTCGATGGGGGCACCGGATGAAGCCATGTGCGCGATTCGGACGGGGCTCGATCAGTCGACGTCGGTCCCGACGACCGCGAAGTCGGCGCTGAAGTCGATGTCGATCGAGCGGTTGTCGGAGGTGAGGACCGAGGCGTCATAAGGGCTGGTGTCATCCCCATCGACGTCGAGATCCGTGATCGTGCCCTCGGCCTCCTCGAAGGCTGCTGCGACGAGGGCGCGGATGGTGGCATCGTCAAGAGTGATCGTGGGTGCGGTGTCATCGTCGTCCGCGGCGTCCGTCGCGATGACGGATGCGGCGAGGTCTTCGGTGACTCGCACCTCGCTCTCACTGCCGTCGGAGGCCGTCAACTGCACCTCCCAGGTCCCGTCACGCTTCGCGTCGATCGATGTGACCTCGCCCTCGGCGGCGCCGCGCGCGGCATCCGCGATGTCGATCAGCTCATCGGCCGAGGACGCGCCGATACCGGTCGCGGGACCCCGGTCGTTCATCCGCGCGTCGTCGCGCTCGCCGCGGTGCTCCTCATGGCGACCGTCGTCGTGGTGGCTGTCGTCGTGGCGACCGTCGCCGGAGATCGAGGGGCGGTGATCGTCGTCGAACTCATCACTGATCGCGGCGCCGACGGCGATACCGCCGCCTGCGAGGACGACGGCTGCCGCGATGCCGCCCCCGATGAGCAGTGCGCGCGTGCGTCCCGACCTGGGAGCAGCTTTCGCCGGAGCGGCGACCGGATCGGCTGCGGGGAACGTCGGGTGCTGCCCGTCGCCGACGGTCGGAGCGGCGGACTCCGGAGCCGGGGATACCGGAACGGTCTGCGCATCCGGGGTGCTCTCGGGCGTCTGGTCGGGGGTGGGGGTCTTGTCATCCATGACCCGATGGTCCCCCGGAGTCGCTGAAGCCATCCTGAAGCGACCTGAAGACCTCTTCAGGATCGACCACCCCGGGCGTTCAGGGCGCGACGGGCAGTGCGAGCACGAAGCGGGCGCCGCTCCAGCGCGAGTCGTCGACCATCAGCGTCCCACCGGCGGAGACGGCGATGCCGCGGGCGATCGCAAGCCCCAGACCGCTCCCGCCGGTGTCCCGGCTGCGCGCTTCGTCGAGCCGGACGAAACGTTCGAAGATCCGCTCCCGCTCCTCGAGGGGGACCCCGGCGCCATCGTCTTCGACCATCACGAACACGTGCCCGTCCGCGGGGACGACACCGATGGCGACTCGGCCGCGACTGTGGCGGACGGCGTTGTCCGCGAGGTTCCGCACCAGTTGGCCCAGGAGACGGGGGTCCGCGTGCACCCGGGCCGCGGCGATCCCCGAGCCGTCGACGTCGAGTCCCGCCGCGCGCAATCGGCGCACCTCGCCCAGCGCGATGTCATCGAGGTCGACCGCTTCGCCGCGCGTGCTCGCCCCCTCGTCGAGACGCGCCAGGAGCAGCAGTGACTCGACGATGCCCTGCAGCCGGAGTCCCTCCTCCGACACCACCTCGGCCAGTTCGCCGATGCTCGTCACCTCCGGGTGGGCCTGCGCGAGCTCGGCGTGCTGGCGGATGGTCGCGAGCGGCGAACGCAGCTCATGGGAAGCATCGGACACGAAGCGTCGTTGTGCGGTGGCGGCGGCATCGAGGCGATCGAGCATGCCGTTCATGGTCGTCGCGAGTGCCGCGATCTCGTCGGCCGTCTCGGGCACCGGCACGCGCTGGTGGAGCCGCTCGGCGGTGATGCCGTCCACTTCTTCACGGATGCGTTCGACCGGACGCAGCGCGCGACCGACGACGAGCCATGTGGTCACCGCGACGAGCAGCAGCAGGAGGGGGACGGCGATCGCCAGCAAGGTCGCCACCGTCGCGAGGGTCTCGGCGTCGTCGTCGATCGCGACGGCGAGCACGAGCGTCCGGTCATCGTCGAGCTCTTCCGAGACGACGAGCACCGCGTCGCCGTCGACCGTCGTCGTCTGCGGGTCATCGTCGATGGGAAGCGGTGTGGAGCCCAGCTTCTCGCGGGCGTCCTCGCTCGCGGCGCGGACGGAGCCATCCGGTCCGATGAGCTGCAGGATCTCATCGTCGAGAGCGTCGATGCCCCGGCCGCCCGGTCCGCCCGTACGGTCGGAGAGCTGCTCGAGACGCTGCTCCGCCGCGCGCACGGTGTTCTCGTGCATGCTGCTGCGCAGGACACCGTAAAAGGAGAAGGAGCCGATGAGCAGGGCGACGGCCACGACCACCGTGGCTCCGAGCGTGGTCCTGCCGCGCACGGAGCGCCAACTGCGGCTAGCCACCGTCGGCCGCCAACCGGTACCCCGCACCGCGGATGGTCTCGATCGCCTCGCGTCCGAACGGCTTGTCGAGCTTGCGGCGCAGATGCCCCACGTACACCTCGACGATGTTCGGGTCCCCGTCGAAGTCGTCGTCCCAGACCCCCTCGATGAGGGCACGTTTCGACAGCACCTGGCCGCGGTGACGCAGGAGGTATTCGAGCACGGAGAACTCCCGCGCGGTCAGTGCCACCGGGGTGTCGCCTCGCCAGACACGATGCGCGGCGGGGTCGAGGCGCAGGTCCCCGGCCTCGAGGATCGCCGGGCGCGCGACGGCACCGCGCCGGACGAGGGCGCGCAGGCGTGCGACGAGGATCGCGAAGGAGAACGGCTTCGTGACGTAGTCGTCGGCCCCGGTTTCGAGCGCTTCGACCTGATCCCACTCGCCGTCCTTCGCGGTGAGCATCAGGACGGGCGTCCAGTTCTCCTCGGCGCGCAGAGCCTCGCACACCTTCCACCCGCTCATACCCGGCATCATGAGGTCGAGCACGATCGCGTCGTACCGTGTCTCCCGCGCACGCCAGAGCCCGTCGACACCGTTGTGCGCGACGTCGACGGCGAACCCCTCGGCCTCCAGGCCACGGCGCACGCCCTCGGCCAGACGCACCTCGTCGTCCACCACCAGGATCCGCATTCCTCCAGTGTGGCCCGTCGACGCTGAATCGTGGCTGAAGCGCCCTCCCCGCCCTTTCGAATCACGCAAACAGCTCGATCTCGGCGTCAGATGCGACCAGTTGCGCGATCCGAAAGGGTCAGGAGAGGGCGGCCTGGAGCTCCCGGATCACGGCGCCGAGGGTTCCGGTGGCGAGGAGGCCCGGGCCGAGCGGGCCCGCCGTGTTCGCACCGAGGGGCGGGAGTCGTCGGAGCGCCGCCGCGGCTTCGGGGGAGAGGTGCGCGAGCTGCCAGTGCACCTCTCCGGCACGAGCGTCGGAGTCGTCGGGGTGCGCGAGCTCGACCGCGCTCGCGGCATAGGCGGCCGCCCCGAACGCATGAGCGCCCATGTGCGCGACGCCCGCAGCCTGGGCAGCCGCCCGCGCAGCGGCCGCACCGGCGGGCGTGGTCGCAGCCTGGGTGGCGCGACCGGCGACGAAGCGGCGGCGGATCTCTCCCGCAGCGGTGAGTTCTCCCCGTGCGAAGGCGCGAGTTCTGGCGATGGCGTCGCGCGCACGGTCATCGTCCGGCGCCTCCCTCTCGAAGAGGGGCAGCACGCGTTCGGCACAGTCGGCGGCCCACACCGCGACCAGGCGCCGATCCTCCTCGGCCATGCCCTGCACGGTGGTCATCCTCGTCGCGCTCGGCGGTCGGCGCGAGCGCGGGCGGACTCGTGCGCGTCGCGGAGCAGGGCGAGCACGGTGTCCGACGTCCGCGCGGCCGGATCGATCACGCAGACCCACCCGGCCGTGCCGTACAGCGGATGCGGCTGGAACACATCGACATCGGTCGGCTGTGCGTCCGCGGCCACGAGTGGGTCGGCTTTGCCCTGGCCGACGTGGATGTTCACCCGGAAGCGCCCGGGGGTGTCGAGCGCGGAGGACTCGTCGTCCGGATAGTTCTTCGTGATGATCGTCCCGTAGGGCTGTGTGCGCTCCGGCATCCGCCCGTCCGGGGCGTAGTAGAAGTAGGCGTCTCCCCAGGAGAGCTCGGGGTAGGGGCCACCTGCTTGGGGGGTGATGACGAGGACGCCGTCGAATCCACGGACGGCATCGATGATCTTCTGCATGTTCATGCTTCAATGATGAAGTTGAAGCGCTTATGTGGAGTTTTTCTCCGTGGCGAAGGGAAATTCGATGATGAACCCTCAAGAGGTGACTCTGACGACAGCGCTGCTCGGGCGACGTGTGGGGTACTCGACCCAACAGGTGCGAGACCTGGAGAGGCTCGGCGTCCTCCCCGCGGCCGCGCGCGGGCCCAACGGCTACCGCCGCTACGGTCCGCACCATGAAACGGCGCTGCGTGCCTACCGGGCGATGGCAGCGGCCCTCGGCCCTGTGCCCGCACGACGACTGATGCCCGAACTGATCGACGCATCGATGGAAGACGCCGCCGAGCGGATCGACCTCTTGCACGCCGACCTCGCCGAGGAGCGCTCACGCGTGCGGGAAGCGCTCCGCGGCCTCGAGGTCGCCAGGGAGGAAGCCGACGACGACTTCGACGAGGATGATGCGATGGCCATCGGTGAACTCGCCCAGGCGCTCGGCATCCGCTCCTCCGCCCTGCGTCATTGGGAGCGCGAGGGGCTCGTCCACCCGCTCCGGAGTGCGGCGTCGGCGCGCTCCTACGGTTCCACGGCGATCACCGAGGCGCGTGTCGTCGCCGCACTCCGTTCGGGTGGGTACGGCATCCCTGCGATCGCCCGCATCCTCGACCAGGTACGCGCCCACGATCGCACGGACGAGGTGGAGGTGATCCTCGCGGAGCGGCTCGCGGCGCTCACCCGACGCAGCGTCGCGCTCCTCGCCGCCGCGGGGCACGTGCACGATCTGCTCGTTCTCCCGGTTCGACTCCGTAGGCTGGAGGCATGACGAAGAACATCTGGACCATCCTCGGCGTCATCCTCGCCGTCGTGATCGCGTGGTGGATCGTGAGCGCGTTGTTCTCGGTCCTCGCGTTCATCTTCAAGCTCGCGATCGTCGCGGTCGTCGCCGTGGTGGTCTTCCTCGTGCTCCGCGGGATCTTCAGCCGCAGCGACGACTGACGCACTCCTGCCCGTGAGCCTCCGCGTCAGGCCCGGGCGAACTCCCCGACCCGGTACTTCGCGGCACGGTGCGTGTCCTGCACCCGGTCGCCGCGACCGTGGAGCTTGTTGCGGAGGGTGCCCGGCGCGTACTCCTCCGGGTAGGCGCCGCGTTCGCGCAGGACCGGGATCACGTGCTCGATGATGTCCTGCCACGTGCCGGGGGTGACCGCGTAGGCGAGGTTGAAACCGTCGATGTCGGTCTCGTCCACCCAGGACTGCAGTTCGTCGGCGATCTCGACGCCGGACCCGACGATCGTGGGGCCGAGGCCGCCGATCGCGTTGTGCCGCCCGAAGTCCCCGACGGTCCATTCGCGGCCGAGGTCGGCCTCCTCCTTCAGGTGCTGCAGCACCGACTGGATCGCGTTGGACTCGACGTTCCCGACCGGCTCGTCCTCGGCGTACTGCGACAGGTCCACGCCCATCCATCCCGACATGAACGTGAGCGCACCCTCGGGGCTCGCGTAGGAGAGGTACTCGGCGTGCTTCGCGGTCGCCTCTTCGCTGGTGGCGGCGGTGATCACGGTGAGCAACGTGTAGATGCGGGCGTCGTACCGGTCGCGGCCCGCCGCTTCGAGGGCATCGCGGATGCGCTTCACGGTGCCGGCGAGCACCTCCTTCGAGGGGGCGGCGACGAAGATGGCCTCGGCGTTCTCGGCCGCGAATTTCACTCCGCGCGGACTGGCGCCGGCCTGGTAGATCACCGGCGTGCGCTGCGGTGACGGCTCGGAGATGTGGATGCCCGGCACGCTGAAGTGCTTGCCGTCATGCCCGATCGGGTGCACCTTGGCCGGGTCGGTGAAGATGCCGCGCTCGCGGTCCTCGACCACCGCGTCGTCCTCCCACGACCCCTCCCAGAGCTTGTAGAGCACCTCGACGTACTCGTCCGCATGGTCGTAGCGGTCGTCGTGCGCGAGCTGGTCCTCCTGGCCCATGTTCCGCGCGGCGCTGGGCAGGTATCCGGTCACGACGTTCCACCCCACGCGTCCCTGTGTGAGGTGGTCGAGCGTGCTCAGCCGGCGCGCGAAGGGGTAGGGGTGCTCGAAGGCGGTGCCGGCGGTGATGCCGAATCCCAGGTTCTCGGTGACGGCGGCCATCGCGCTCACCAGCAGGATCGGGTCGTTCACCGGCACCTGGGCGCCGTTGCGGATCGCGGCCTCGTTCGTGCCGCCGTAGACGTCGTAGGTCCCGAGCACGTCTGCGATGAAGATGCCGTCGAACGTCGCGCTCTCCAAGAGCTTCGCGAGGTCGGTCCAGTACGAGAGCGTGTTGTACTGCCGCGACCGGTCGTCGGGATGCCGCCACAGCCCGGACGACTGGTGGGCGACGCAGTTCATGTCGAAGGCGTTGAAGCGGATCTGACGTGTCATGCACCCATGAAAGGCGAACGGCGTGCGCGAATCCAGGGCGGCCGACACGCACGGACACATTTCAGGAGGAGGACTCGGTCACGTCGATCCGGTCGGGGTCAGGGCTTGTACACGTCGCGGCGATGGCCGAGCGTGACGACTGCGACGATCAGGACATCGTCGTCAACCGTGTAGATGATCCGATAGCTCCCGACACGGACGCGGAGTCCGTCGCGTCCCCGCAGGGCCTTTGCGCCGGGAGGTCGGGGGTTCTCACCGAGAAGAGCGATCGCGCCGCGAATCCGGTCGCGGTCCTGGTGGTCGACCCTCCTCAGTGCGCGAACTGCGGCGGGGCGCAGCTCGATCCGGTATCTCACGTCCAGCCCAGGTCGGCCTTCACCTGCTCCCAGGGGACGTCGGGACCCTCTTCTGCCATCGCCTCGTCGAATGCGGCGACATCTTCGGCGTCCTCGAGTGCGTCGAGCATCCGCTCATACTGCTCGGGGCTGATCACGACCGCAGTGCGCTGACCGCGACGCTCGATGAAGACCGCTTCCTCCTGAGAGCGGGCGATGACCGTGGAGAGGTTGTTGCGTGCGTCGGCGACGCTGATCGTGGACATGACCCAATTGTACATTTGGAGGTCTGGGATGTACATGATTGGTCCACCGCTCTCCTCCGCGGGCTCTACCCTTGACTGGTGACCGACGAGATCTCGACCGCCCAGCGTCTGGTGCGCCGATTCGCCCGTGAGACCAACCTGCTCGTGTCCGGTCGGGACTTCTCGGTCGTCGGGACGGATGCGGTGGCCGATGCGCTGCGAGCCCTCCTCCCCGCCCTCGGTGCGCGCCTCGGGGACGGCGGCGTCACCTTCGCGCCAGGGGGATCCTGCGAGATCCTGCTCGACGGTGGGCCCCTCCCGGTACGGGAGACCGCCGAGGACCGCGTGGACGCGGCCGGACGGCACATGTCGGTCGCCACCGCTCTCGCCGCACGCCTGGGCGACGCCGGCACGGTGAAAGGACTCCGGATCGGCATCGCGATGGTGCTCGAGCCGA
Above is a window of Microbacterium aurugineum DNA encoding:
- a CDS encoding type II toxin-antitoxin system RelE family toxin, with the translated sequence MRYRIELRPAAVRALRRVDHQDRDRIRGAIALLGENPRPPGAKALRGRDGLRVRVGSYRIIYTVDDDVLIVAVVTLGHRRDVYKP
- a CDS encoding DUF6194 family protein gives rise to the protein MNMQKIIDAVRGFDGVLVITPQAGGPYPELSWGDAYFYYAPDGRMPERTQPYGTIITKNYPDDESSALDTPGRFRVNIHVGQGKADPLVAADAQPTDVDVFQPHPLYGTAGWVCVIDPAARTSDTVLALLRDAHESARARADRRARRG
- a CDS encoding putative immunity protein, with product MTTVQGMAEEDRRLVAVWAADCAERVLPLFEREAPDDDRARDAIARTRAFARGELTAAGEIRRRFVAGRATQAATTPAGAAAARAAAQAAGVAHMGAHAFGAAAYAASAVELAHPDDSDARAGEVHWQLAHLSPEAAAALRRLPPLGANTAGPLGPGLLATGTLGAVIRELQAALS
- a CDS encoding LLM class flavin-dependent oxidoreductase — translated: MTRQIRFNAFDMNCVAHQSSGLWRHPDDRSRQYNTLSYWTDLAKLLESATFDGIFIADVLGTYDVYGGTNEAAIRNGAQVPVNDPILLVSAMAAVTENLGFGITAGTAFEHPYPFARRLSTLDHLTQGRVGWNVVTGYLPSAARNMGQEDQLAHDDRYDHADEYVEVLYKLWEGSWEDDAVVEDRERGIFTDPAKVHPIGHDGKHFSVPGIHISEPSPQRTPVIYQAGASPRGVKFAAENAEAIFVAAPSKEVLAGTVKRIRDALEAAGRDRYDARIYTLLTVITAATSEEATAKHAEYLSYASPEGALTFMSGWMGVDLSQYAEDEPVGNVESNAIQSVLQHLKEEADLGREWTVGDFGRHNAIGGLGPTIVGSGVEIADELQSWVDETDIDGFNLAYAVTPGTWQDIIEHVIPVLRERGAYPEEYAPGTLRNKLHGRGDRVQDTHRAAKYRVGEFARA
- a CDS encoding MerR family transcriptional regulator; the protein is MTLTTALLGRRVGYSTQQVRDLERLGVLPAAARGPNGYRRYGPHHETALRAYRAMAAALGPVPARRLMPELIDASMEDAAERIDLLHADLAEERSRVREALRGLEVAREEADDDFDEDDAMAIGELAQALGIRSSALRHWEREGLVHPLRSAASARSYGSTAITEARVVAALRSGGYGIPAIARILDQVRAHDRTDEVEVILAERLAALTRRSVALLAAAGHVHDLLVLPVRLRRLEA
- a CDS encoding type II toxin-antitoxin system Phd/YefM family antitoxin encodes the protein MSTISVADARNNLSTVIARSQEEAVFIERRGQRTAVVISPEQYERMLDALEDAEDVAAFDEAMAEEGPDVPWEQVKADLGWT